CCGCGAGCCCGGCGGTATTCTGTTCGAGATCGCCACCGATGCGCCCGGCTTTGCCGTGGACGAGGCGGAGGATCGCCTGGGAAGCGAACTCAAGTTGCCCGCCTTCCTCGAGCCGAGCCGCCCCAAGATCGAGGCTCGTCTGCCTGAGCTGGCTTGACGAAAACCCTCTCCCCTTCGGGGGAGAGGACAAGGTGAGAAAACCCATGACCGAGCTGTCCTTTATCCATCGCTACGAGCCCGCCACCGAGCCCGGCCGCCCGCCTCTCCTGCTGCTTCACGGCACGGGCGGAGACGAGAACGACCTGATCTCCTTGGGCCGCATGGTCTCGCCCGGATCCGCCCTGCTCTCCCCGCGCGGCAAGGTGCTGGAGAACGGCATGCCGCGCTTCTTCCGCCGATTGGCGGAAGGCGTGTTCGACGAGGAGGACCTGCGCCTTCGCACCGGCGAACTCGCCGATTTCGTCACCGACGCGCGCAAGGCCTATGGCCTTGAGGCTCCGATCGCGCTCGGCTTCTCCAACGGCGCGAACATCGCCGCCGCGATGCTGATGCTGCGTCCCGCGGCGCTGTCGGGCGCCGCGCTGCTGCGCGCCATGGTGCCGTTCCAGAATGAGCCCAAGAGCGATCTTACAGGCAAGCGCGTGCTGATGGTGTCGGGGCTGATGGATCCGATCATTCCGGCCGACAACGCGGCGCGGCTCGCCGCATCGCTCGCGGCGTCGGGAGCGGAGGTCACGCATGAAACACTGCCGACCGGGCACGGGCTGTCCCAGACCGACCTGCAGCTGCTCGTGAAGTGGTTTTCGGAGCAAGGGACGTAGCGGCGCCGGCGCGAATAGCGCCTCACGCCCTCATCATTCATCGTCATGGCCGCACTTGGTTTACGGCCATCCGCGTCTTCACGAGCCGACCAAGTCAAAAGACGTGGATGCCCGGCTCAAGTCCGGGCATGACGAGAATGATGCTTCCACGATAGAGCAGCGCATCGGGCGAAAATTGAACCCGGTTTTCACGACCGTGGCCCTTCGGGCCCGCGCCGAACGATGCGCCATTGAAGGAGTGGAGCATCGGATTGGATCCCAAAGGTGCAAATCCACTTTTCACGTCCGATGCTCTAGAGAACCCCCGTTTCGAAGAAGCGCTCGATGGCCTCCTCGGAAGGCTTGATGTCGATGCCGCGCTCCTTGAGCCAGTCGTCGTTGAAATGCGTGGAGCGGTAGCGGTCGCCGGAATCGCACAGCAGCGTTACCACCGAGCCTGTCTCGCCCTGCCGCACCATGTCGCCGACGATCTGCGCCACAGCCCAGAGATTGGTGCCGGTCGAGCCGCCGCAGGATCGGCCGATGCGCCGGGAGAGAACCCGCGCTGCCGCGATGCTCGCGTCGTCGGGCACCGCATAGGCCCGGTCGATGAGTTCCGGCACGAAGGACGGCTCGCAGCGCGGCCGGCCGATGCCCTCGATGACGGAAGGCGGCTCGCTGGTGGTGCATACGCTGCGGTCCGCCAGGTGCCGATGGAAGACCGAGGCCTCCGGATCGGCGAGGCACAGCTTCGTCGGCAGGCGGCGATAGCGGATGTAGCGCCCGAGCGTCGCCGAGGTGCCGCCGGTGCCCGCGCCGACCACGACCCAGCGCGGCACCGGATATTCCTCATGGGCCATCTGGCTGAAGATGGATTCCGCGATGTTGTTGTTGCCGCGCCAGTCCGTAGCCCGCTCGGCATAGGTGAACTGGTCCATGTAATGGCCGCCGAGATCGCGGGCGAGCCTCGCGCTCTCCTCGTACATCTCGGCAGGCGAATCCACGAAATGGCTCTCGCCGCCATAGAAGGCGATCTGCGCGATCTTCTCGGCGGAGGTCGAGCGCGGCATCACAGCGATGAAGCGCAAACCCAGCATCCGGGCGAAATAGGCCTCCGACACCGCCGTCGATCCGCTCGATGCCTCGATGATCGTCGTGTTCGGCCCGATCCAGCCGTTGCACAGCCCGTACAGGAACAGCGAACGCGCCAGCCGATGCTTGAGGCTGCCCGACGGATGGGTCGATTCATCCTTCAGGTACAGCGATATGCCGGGCAAGGCCGGCAGCGGCACCTGCAGGAGATGCGTATCCGACGAGCGGTTGAAATCCGCCTCGATGATCTGGATGGCGGTGGAAACCCAGGAGCGGTTGCATGAAACTGGCATGATCATAGCGGAATATTATCGTGCTTTTTCCAGGGCTGCTCGGTTTCCTTATGCCGCAGCATGGCGAGCGCCCGGGCGATCCGCCGGCGGGTCGAATGCGGCATGATCACCTCGTCGATATAGCCGCGCTCGGCCGCCACGAACGGCGACATGAAGCGGTCCTCGTATTCCTTGGTCCGCGCCGCGATCTTGTCGGCATCGCCCAGATCCTGGCGGAAGATGATCTCCACCGCGCCCTTGGCTCCCATCACGGCAATCTGCGCCGATGGCCAGGCATAGTTGACGTCGCCGCCGATATGTTTGGACGCCATCACGTCATAGGCCCCGCCAAAGGCCTTGCGCGTGATCACCGTCACCAGCGGCACCGTCGCCTGCGCATAGGCAAACAGCAGCTTCGCGCCGTGCTTGATCAGGCCGCCATATTCCTGCGCCGTGCCGGGCAGAAACCCCGGCACGTCCGCGAAGGTGACGATCGGGATGTTGAACGCGTCGCAAAAGCGCACGAAGCGCGCCGCCTTGCGCGAGGCATCCGAGTCGAGCACGCCCGCCAGCACCATCGGCTGGTTGGCCACGAACCCCACCGTGCGGCCCTCGAGGCGCCCGAAGCCGGTCAGGATGTTCTTGGCATACGCCTCCTGGAGCTCGAAGAAGTCGCCCTCGTCCACGACCTTCAGGATCAGCTCCTTCATGTCGTAGGGCTTGTTGGGATGGTCCGGGATCAGCGTGTCGAGGCTGGCGTCCACCCGGTCCGGGTCGTCGAAGCTCGGGATTTCCGGCACGCCGTCCATGTTGTTGGCGGGCAGGAAGTCGAGCAGGCGGCGCACCTGCAGCAGCGCCTCGACGTCGTTGTCGTAGGCGCCGTCGGCGACCGACGACTTGGTGGTGTGGACCTTGGCGCCGCCGAGCTCCTCGGCCGTGACGGTCTCGTTGGTGACGGTCTTGACCACGTCGGGGCCGGTGACGAACATGTACGAGCGGTCGCGCACCATGAAGATGAAGTCGGTCATGGCCGGCGAATAGACGTCGCCACCCGCGCACGGGCCCATGATGACCGAGATCTGCGGGATCACCCCGGAGGCGATCACGTTGCGCCGGAACACCTCGCCGTAGCCGCCGAGCGCGGCCACGCCCTCCTGGATGCGCGCGCCGCCGGCATCGAACAGGCCCACGATCGGAGCGCGCATTTTCAGGGCCATGTCCTGGATCTTGGTGATCTTCTGGGCATGGGCCTCGGAGAGCGAGCCGCCGAACACGGTGAAATCCTTGGCGAAGACGAAGACCGTGCGGCCGTTGACCGTGCCCCAGCCGGTGACGACGCCGTCGCCCGGGATCTTGGCTTGGTCCATGCCGAAATCCGCCGAGCGGTGCTCGACGAACATGTCGAACTCCTCGAACGAGCCCGTGTCGAGCAACAGCTCGAGGCGCTCGCGCGCCGTGAGCTTGCCGCGGCCATGCTGCGCCTGAATGCGCTTGGCGCCGCCGCCGAGGCGGGCCTGCCCCCGCCGCTCTTCAAGCCGTTCGAGAATGTCTTTCATGGATAGTCCCTGATACCGGGAGATGGATCGCTCCCGATTAGCACAGCCATAAGCCGCCCCAAAGTCCCACGAAGGAAGTGTGCTCCGGAGCACTTCACAGGACGGCTCCCGCGCGCTAAGACAGCTCCGTTATAACATTATAATGGATAAACCATGAACACCATGAAAGCTCTTGCAGCCCTCGCCCTCGCCCTCTCCCTGTCGGCCGCCGGCTGCGCCAGCCGCTCCGAGGACGTGGCGGCATCCTACGTCTCCTCGTCCATGTACTCCGGCTATAGCTGCCGCGAGCTGAGCGCCGAGGCCCAGCGGGTCAGTTCAGCCGCAGCCGCAGCCGCGGGCACGCAGGATTCCGCCCGCATCCGGGATACGATCGCCACCACCGCCGCCCTCGTGGTCTTCTGGCCCGCCGCCTTCTTCGTCGGCGGCAACGGCGCCCAGGCGGCCGAGCTCGGACGCCTGAAGGGCCAGATGCAGGCAATCGAGGAAGCCTCGGTCAGAAGGCATTGCGGCATCACCTTCCGCCGCGTCTAAGCCCTCGAAAGATCTAGAGCATCGGACGTGAAAAGTGGACTCCACTTTTTGGGATCGAATCCGATGCTCTCTTCTTGGAATGAGCACATCGTTCTGGCGGAAAACCGGATCCACTTTTTCGCACGATGCGCCGGAGCATCGGACCCAAAAGTGGATTTGCACTTTTGGGATCAATTAGATGCTCTCTTTTTGGAATGAGCGCATCGTTCTGGCGAAAAACCGGGTCCACTTTTCCGCACGATGCGCTCGGGAAAAACCCGCCGGGCATCGGCGCCGGCGGGTTCGTTACGAGAGGGCCCCGAGGCGGTAGACCTCGGAGGCGGCCCTGAAATCGGCCTCGCGCCTGCGGCGGCGCTCCATGGCTTCCTCGTCCTCGCCCCAGACGCTTTCCTGGTACAGTTCGTCCACATGGGCGGCGGCCCAGGCCCCGTCGGGGTCGAGCGGCCCCAAGGCATGGGCCAGGGCGATCAGCACCGATCCGGAAAGCGTGGTCATCACATGCAGGGCGGCGAGCGCGAAGGGCGAATCGATCCGCTCGAGGGCCGACCGGATCGCGGCGACCGCCTCATCCGGCTGGGTCACGTGCATGACGCCTTCCGCCAGGGTGAAGCGGGCGCCATGGCTGTCCCTGGCCCAATCCAGAATCGGGTTCCAGGCATCATCCTGCGCCTGGACGAGCCTCGCGGGCTCGCTCACGCGGTAGAGGACGAGGTCGGATCCCGCATATCGCACCAGATCCTCCACCACCTCGGCCCGGCGCGCCGCCACGCCGTCGATGGCGGAATTGACGATGCGGGTGATCGGCATCGTCGCGGGATCGATCTCGGTCTCCTGTGCCGCCCATTCCCGGGCCATCGCCTCGGCGAGCGCGCGCGACGGCACCGCCAGCGCCTGCTTGCCCGGGGTTTTCGCCATCCGCCCGTCGAGGGCAAGATGGAAGAGGCCGTCCCGCTCCGCGACGCCCGCCTCCTTATAGAAGCGCTTCGGCAGCATGGGCTTCATGCCGGCTTGGGCCGCCCGCATGGGGTCGGGCTCGTCCTGTGATGGGAACCAGTCGCGTGAAGAATCTGTCATGGGGGAGAAATAGGCGATCGGACGGAAAGTTACGAGAGGTTCGCGATGAAAGTCCGGAGCATCGGCTCGAGTTCCCCATAGCTGTCGACGATGCGGTGAGCCCCCGCCTCGTTCAGCGCCGCGACAGGCTGGAAGCCCCAGGACACACCGATCGGAAGCACCCCGGCGGCCCGCGCCATTCCCATGTCGTAGCTGGAATCGCCGATCATCAACGTGTCTTCCGGTGCAACGCCGATGGCCGCCATCGCCTGCAGGATCATGGCCGGATGAGGTTTCGAGGGCGCGTCGTCGGCGGTCTGGGTCGTGGCGAAGACCCCCTCCCAGCCCTGCTGTGAAATCAGGCGCACGACCCCTTTTCGGGATTTGCCCGTCGCAAGCCCGAGACGCACGTCGTCGCGGCCCTTGAGCCATGCGATGCACTCGCCTGCCCCCGGAAAGAGCGGCGCCTCGTTGACCGGATCCCGATGCAGAACGGTATAGGCATCCCTGTAGGCCTGAGCCAAACCTTCCACCGGAGCCTTCGGCCCGGCGAGCACCGTAAAGGCCTCCACCAGCGACAGGCCGACGATCGAGAGGGCGCGCTCCCGGCTCGGCGGCTCCAGCCCATAGGCGTGGAACGCCCCGCACACCGAGGCCACGATGACGTTCTGACTGTCGACGAGCGTTCCGTCGACATCGAAGAGAATGAGCTTCACCAGGACGTCCCCGCTCGCTCAGCCCTGAGGATGGGAACCATGACAGAACTGGGGCGTATTGATGTTCCAGTTGCCGCACTTGTCGCAGGCGGTCGCCAGGAATCCGATGCCGATTACGAAGATCGCTTGGAGGAGACGCTTCATCACCCATTGCCCCTTTTCTGAAGCGGCACCTTATTCAATTCATCCGCTTCCTGCTAGAGCATCACTCCCGTCGAAGCCTGGGGATGTCGGGCCGGGCGAGCGACCATCTGTCCGGACTCGCCACGGGTCGAATAAGCACTATTTTTCAGCAAGCCCGCCAAGTTTGCCAAGACGAACGAACCAAGACGACCGAACCAAGACAATCGAATCAAGGCTCCCGACACAGTGAACGACAACCTTCTGCGGCGGATCGAGGAATTGGAGCGCGCCAACAGTGAACTGCGCCTACGGCTCCGCGAACAGGACGAACTCGCGCAGGCGGCCGCATTGCATCACGAGGCCCGAGGCCGTGGACATGCGCAGGAGCTGTCCTCCGCATCTCTGCGCATCGACGCCCTGCAGGTCTCGCGCGATTCCCTGCAGGCGGACGAGAGCCGCTTGCGCGAAAGCGAAACGCGCGCGCGCGCCAGTGAGGAGAAGCTCAGGCAGATCGCCGACAACCTTCCCGCCCTGATCGCCTATGTCGACAGCGACGAGCGCTACCGCTTCAACAACAGGGCCTACGAGACCTGGCTGCTCCAATCCCCCGAGGACCTGTTCGGCGTTCAGCTGAAGGACGCCGTCGGAGAGGCCACCTATGGCCGCGTGAAGCCCCTCATCGACGCCGTTTTCTCGGGACAGCGTGTCTGTCATGAATGGTGGGCGCATTTCCCCAGCGGACTGCGCTACGTCAAATCGGAGTACATTCCGGACCAGCGGGGGGATGGCAGCGTCGCCGGCTTCTACGTGCTCGCCTCCGATCTGACGGACATCAAGCAATCGCAAGCCGCGCTGTCCGAGAGCGAGGCCCGGCTGCGCCTGGCCATCGACGCCGGGCATATGGCGATCTGGGAAGCGGACACCGCCACAAGCACGATCAAATCCTCGCCGGAGCTGAACCGCCTTCTCGGTCTGCCCCCGGCTTTCATGCCGACCACGATCGACATCCGGCAGCGCCTTGCGCCGGGTGAGAGGGTCAGGCTCTGG
This window of the Microvirga sp. TS319 genome carries:
- a CDS encoding ATP12 family chaperone protein; translation: MRAAQAGMKPMLPKRFYKEAGVAERDGLFHLALDGRMAKTPGKQALAVPSRALAEAMAREWAAQETEIDPATMPITRIVNSAIDGVAARRAEVVEDLVRYAGSDLVLYRVSEPARLVQAQDDAWNPILDWARDSHGARFTLAEGVMHVTQPDEAVAAIRSALERIDSPFALAALHVMTTLSGSVLIALAHALGPLDPDGAWAAAHVDELYQESVWGEDEEAMERRRRREADFRAASEVYRLGALS
- a CDS encoding acyl-CoA carboxylase subunit beta, producing the protein MKDILERLEERRGQARLGGGAKRIQAQHGRGKLTARERLELLLDTGSFEEFDMFVEHRSADFGMDQAKIPGDGVVTGWGTVNGRTVFVFAKDFTVFGGSLSEAHAQKITKIQDMALKMRAPIVGLFDAGGARIQEGVAALGGYGEVFRRNVIASGVIPQISVIMGPCAGGDVYSPAMTDFIFMVRDRSYMFVTGPDVVKTVTNETVTAEELGGAKVHTTKSSVADGAYDNDVEALLQVRRLLDFLPANNMDGVPEIPSFDDPDRVDASLDTLIPDHPNKPYDMKELILKVVDEGDFFELQEAYAKNILTGFGRLEGRTVGFVANQPMVLAGVLDSDASRKAARFVRFCDAFNIPIVTFADVPGFLPGTAQEYGGLIKHGAKLLFAYAQATVPLVTVITRKAFGGAYDVMASKHIGGDVNYAWPSAQIAVMGAKGAVEIIFRQDLGDADKIAARTKEYEDRFMSPFVAAERGYIDEVIMPHSTRRRIARALAMLRHKETEQPWKKHDNIPL
- a CDS encoding HAD-IA family hydrolase, which translates into the protein MKLILFDVDGTLVDSQNVIVASVCGAFHAYGLEPPSRERALSIVGLSLVEAFTVLAGPKAPVEGLAQAYRDAYTVLHRDPVNEAPLFPGAGECIAWLKGRDDVRLGLATGKSRKGVVRLISQQGWEGVFATTQTADDAPSKPHPAMILQAMAAIGVAPEDTLMIGDSSYDMGMARAAGVLPIGVSWGFQPVAALNEAGAHRIVDSYGELEPMLRTFIANLS
- a CDS encoding sensor histidine kinase, whose product is MNDNLLRRIEELERANSELRLRLREQDELAQAAALHHEARGRGHAQELSSASLRIDALQVSRDSLQADESRLRESETRARASEEKLRQIADNLPALIAYVDSDERYRFNNRAYETWLLQSPEDLFGVQLKDAVGEATYGRVKPLIDAVFSGQRVCHEWWAHFPSGLRYVKSEYIPDQRGDGSVAGFYVLASDLTDIKQSQAALSESEARLRLAIDAGHMAIWEADTATSTIKSSPELNRLLGLPPAFMPTTIDIRQRLAPGERVRLWRVTLEALARGDRFAETELQVVWPDGSLRWLLLRVELLDIDNGVPARTIGVALDITARKKAEEHQQLLINELNHRVKNTLATVQSIATQSLRSAATTTEAREAVEGRLFALSRAHDVLTRENWDGASLAELVQQAIEPFRGAKDRFEVSGPDIRLPPRIALALAMALQELGTNAVKYGALSREGGHVAIGWIVPDRESSPRLKMTWREMDGPPVATPERRGFGTRLIERSLAQELGGSVTIDFAPTGVVCTINARL
- a CDS encoding alpha/beta hydrolase, with the protein product MTELSFIHRYEPATEPGRPPLLLLHGTGGDENDLISLGRMVSPGSALLSPRGKVLENGMPRFFRRLAEGVFDEEDLRLRTGELADFVTDARKAYGLEAPIALGFSNGANIAAAMLMLRPAALSGAALLRAMVPFQNEPKSDLTGKRVLMVSGLMDPIIPADNAARLAASLAASGAEVTHETLPTGHGLSQTDLQLLVKWFSEQGT
- a CDS encoding PLP-dependent cysteine synthase family protein, giving the protein MPVSCNRSWVSTAIQIIEADFNRSSDTHLLQVPLPALPGISLYLKDESTHPSGSLKHRLARSLFLYGLCNGWIGPNTTIIEASSGSTAVSEAYFARMLGLRFIAVMPRSTSAEKIAQIAFYGGESHFVDSPAEMYEESARLARDLGGHYMDQFTYAERATDWRGNNNIAESIFSQMAHEEYPVPRWVVVGAGTGGTSATLGRYIRYRRLPTKLCLADPEASVFHRHLADRSVCTTSEPPSVIEGIGRPRCEPSFVPELIDRAYAVPDDASIAAARVLSRRIGRSCGGSTGTNLWAVAQIVGDMVRQGETGSVVTLLCDSGDRYRSTHFNDDWLKERGIDIKPSEEAIERFFETGVL